In Coregonus clupeaformis isolate EN_2021a chromosome 15, ASM2061545v1, whole genome shotgun sequence, one genomic interval encodes:
- the LOC121582185 gene encoding NAD kinase 2, mitochondrial isoform X3, producing MTYRAFINVLCLGNRAVTILNRSSGRLLHIQMGIRNIASQAESGFNPAKVAVVTKMTRYEFEQQRYRFSELSEEDLKQLLALKGSSYLGLLERHNIHTRNVEHIVESLQKEGMEVRVVKRGQYDEETVRWADAIISAGGDGTMLLVASKVFNKDQPVLGVNTDPERSEGHLCLPVRYTHAFPEALQKLRRGQFRWQWRQRIRLHLEGTGINPTPVDLHEQQLSLEQHNQAHRITLMEAQRSTAPRPPMCEFGSLSKPYLLPVRGLNEIFIGESLSSRASYYEISVDDGPWEKQKSSGLSVCTGTGSKAWSYNINKLVEQAVEEVLRIGKAQMGLDIPLSQELIEKVTDEYNKSLVFGPEEGRMFFSIREPIVNRVFSSSRQRGFANRVCVRSRCWDACMVVDGGTSFEFNDGAIATITMNEEDQLRTVLLEN from the exons ATGACTTACCGAGCCTTTATAAACGTTCTGTGCCTTGGGAATCGAGCTGTCACTATTTTAAATAGGAGCTCAGGTCGCCTCCTTCACATCCAGATGGGGATACGAAATATTGCATCACAGGCTGAAAGTGGTTTCAACCCCGCAAAGGTTGCTGTGGTGACAAAGATGACAAGATATGAATTCGAGCAGCAAAGATATCGCTTTTCAGAGCTATCAGAAGAGGACCTAAAACAGCTG CTTGCATTGAAGGGCTCCAGCTACCTTGGGCTTCTGGAGAGACACAACATCCATACCCGCAATGTGGAACACATTGTGGAGAGTCTACA GAAAGAGGGGATGGAAGTGCGTGTGGTGAAGAGAGGGCAATATGATGAAGAAACAGTGCGATGGGCAGACGCTATTATCTCTGCAGGGG GGGATGGGACTATGCTACTTGTCGCCAGTAAGGTTTTCAATAAAGACCAACCCGTTCTTGGGGTTAACACAGACCCTGAAAG GTCAGAGGGACATCTGTGTCTGCCTGTGCGTTACACACATGCCTTCCCTGAGGCACTACAAAAACTCCGCCGTGGTCAGTTCAG GTGGCAGTGGCGGCAGAGGATCCGTCTACACCTGGAGGGCACAGGGATCAACCCCACCCCAGTGGACCTACATGAACAGCAGCTCAGTCTGGAGCAACACAACCAGGCCCACCGCATCACCCTCATGGAGGCCCAGCGCAGTACGGCCCCTCGGCCTCCTATGT GTGAGTTTGGCAGCTTATCCAAGCCCTATCTACTCCCTGTCAGAGGACTGAATGAGATCTTCATCGGGgaatctctctcctccag GGCTTCCTACTATGAGATCTCTGTGGACGACGGACCATGGGAGAAGCAGAAAAGCTCTGGCCTTAGCGTCTGCACTGGGACCGGATCTAAAGCCTG GTCTTACAATATTAACAAACTGGTTGAACAGGCTGTGGAAGAAGTCCTAAGGATAG GAAAGGCACAAATGGGTCTTGATATTCCACTGAGTCAGGAATTGATTGAGAAGG TGACTGATGAATACAACAAGTCTCTGGTGTTTGGTCCGGAGGAAGGCAGAATGTTCTTCAGCATCAGAGAGCCAATCGTCAACAGAGTATTCTCCAGCAGTCGCCAAAGAGGCTTTGCCAACAG GGTGTGTGTGCGCTCACGGTGCTGGGACGCGTGCATGGTGGTGGACGGCGGGACTTCTTTTGAGTTCAATGACGGTGCCATAGCAACAATCACCATGAACGAGGAGGATCAGCTCCGGACTGTTCTCCTTGAAAACTGA
- the LOC121582185 gene encoding NAD kinase 2, mitochondrial isoform X1, which translates to MTYRAFINVLCLGNRAVTILNRSSGRLLHIQMGIRNIASQAESGFNPAKVAVVTKMTRYEFEQQRYRFSELSEEDLKQLLALKGSSYLGLLERHNIHTRNVEHIVESLQKEGMEVRVVKRGQYDEETVRWADAIISAGGDGTMLLVASKVFNKDQPVLGVNTDPERSEGHLCLPVRYTHAFPEALQKLRRGQFRWQWRQRIRLHLEGTGINPTPVDLHEQQLSLEQHNQAHRITLMEAQRSTAPRPPMCEFGSLSKPYLLPVRGLNEIFIGESLSSRVKYKSFKPHLTLSLHRASYYEISVDDGPWEKQKSSGLSVCTGTGSKAWSYNINKLVEQAVEEVLRIGKAQMGLDIPLSQELIEKVTDEYNKSLVFGPEEGRMFFSIREPIVNRVFSSSRQRGFANRVCVRSRCWDACMVVDGGTSFEFNDGAIATITMNEEDQLRTVLLEN; encoded by the exons ATGACTTACCGAGCCTTTATAAACGTTCTGTGCCTTGGGAATCGAGCTGTCACTATTTTAAATAGGAGCTCAGGTCGCCTCCTTCACATCCAGATGGGGATACGAAATATTGCATCACAGGCTGAAAGTGGTTTCAACCCCGCAAAGGTTGCTGTGGTGACAAAGATGACAAGATATGAATTCGAGCAGCAAAGATATCGCTTTTCAGAGCTATCAGAAGAGGACCTAAAACAGCTG CTTGCATTGAAGGGCTCCAGCTACCTTGGGCTTCTGGAGAGACACAACATCCATACCCGCAATGTGGAACACATTGTGGAGAGTCTACA GAAAGAGGGGATGGAAGTGCGTGTGGTGAAGAGAGGGCAATATGATGAAGAAACAGTGCGATGGGCAGACGCTATTATCTCTGCAGGGG GGGATGGGACTATGCTACTTGTCGCCAGTAAGGTTTTCAATAAAGACCAACCCGTTCTTGGGGTTAACACAGACCCTGAAAG GTCAGAGGGACATCTGTGTCTGCCTGTGCGTTACACACATGCCTTCCCTGAGGCACTACAAAAACTCCGCCGTGGTCAGTTCAG GTGGCAGTGGCGGCAGAGGATCCGTCTACACCTGGAGGGCACAGGGATCAACCCCACCCCAGTGGACCTACATGAACAGCAGCTCAGTCTGGAGCAACACAACCAGGCCCACCGCATCACCCTCATGGAGGCCCAGCGCAGTACGGCCCCTCGGCCTCCTATGT GTGAGTTTGGCAGCTTATCCAAGCCCTATCTACTCCCTGTCAGAGGACTGAATGAGATCTTCATCGGGgaatctctctcctccag GGTGAAGTATAAATCCTTCAAACCTCATCTCACCCTCTCGCTCCATAGGGCTTCCTACTATGAGATCTCTGTGGACGACGGACCATGGGAGAAGCAGAAAAGCTCTGGCCTTAGCGTCTGCACTGGGACCGGATCTAAAGCCTG GTCTTACAATATTAACAAACTGGTTGAACAGGCTGTGGAAGAAGTCCTAAGGATAG GAAAGGCACAAATGGGTCTTGATATTCCACTGAGTCAGGAATTGATTGAGAAGG TGACTGATGAATACAACAAGTCTCTGGTGTTTGGTCCGGAGGAAGGCAGAATGTTCTTCAGCATCAGAGAGCCAATCGTCAACAGAGTATTCTCCAGCAGTCGCCAAAGAGGCTTTGCCAACAG GGTGTGTGTGCGCTCACGGTGCTGGGACGCGTGCATGGTGGTGGACGGCGGGACTTCTTTTGAGTTCAATGACGGTGCCATAGCAACAATCACCATGAACGAGGAGGATCAGCTCCGGACTGTTCTCCTTGAAAACTGA
- the LOC121582185 gene encoding NAD kinase 2, mitochondrial isoform X2 — MTYRAFINVLCLGNRAVTILNRSSGRLLHIQMGIRNIASQAESGFNPAKVAVVTKMTRYEFEQQRYRFSELSEEDLKQLLALKGSSYLGLLERHNIHTRNVEHIVESLQKEGMEVRVVKRGQYDEETVRWADAIISAGGDGTMLLVASKVFNKDQPVLGVNTDPERSEGHLCLPVRYTHAFPEALQKLRRGQFRWQWRQRIRLHLEGTGINPTPVDLHEQQLSLEQHNQAHRITLMEAQRSEFGSLSKPYLLPVRGLNEIFIGESLSSRVKYKSFKPHLTLSLHRASYYEISVDDGPWEKQKSSGLSVCTGTGSKAWSYNINKLVEQAVEEVLRIGKAQMGLDIPLSQELIEKVTDEYNKSLVFGPEEGRMFFSIREPIVNRVFSSSRQRGFANRVCVRSRCWDACMVVDGGTSFEFNDGAIATITMNEEDQLRTVLLEN; from the exons ATGACTTACCGAGCCTTTATAAACGTTCTGTGCCTTGGGAATCGAGCTGTCACTATTTTAAATAGGAGCTCAGGTCGCCTCCTTCACATCCAGATGGGGATACGAAATATTGCATCACAGGCTGAAAGTGGTTTCAACCCCGCAAAGGTTGCTGTGGTGACAAAGATGACAAGATATGAATTCGAGCAGCAAAGATATCGCTTTTCAGAGCTATCAGAAGAGGACCTAAAACAGCTG CTTGCATTGAAGGGCTCCAGCTACCTTGGGCTTCTGGAGAGACACAACATCCATACCCGCAATGTGGAACACATTGTGGAGAGTCTACA GAAAGAGGGGATGGAAGTGCGTGTGGTGAAGAGAGGGCAATATGATGAAGAAACAGTGCGATGGGCAGACGCTATTATCTCTGCAGGGG GGGATGGGACTATGCTACTTGTCGCCAGTAAGGTTTTCAATAAAGACCAACCCGTTCTTGGGGTTAACACAGACCCTGAAAG GTCAGAGGGACATCTGTGTCTGCCTGTGCGTTACACACATGCCTTCCCTGAGGCACTACAAAAACTCCGCCGTGGTCAGTTCAG GTGGCAGTGGCGGCAGAGGATCCGTCTACACCTGGAGGGCACAGGGATCAACCCCACCCCAGTGGACCTACATGAACAGCAGCTCAGTCTGGAGCAACACAACCAGGCCCACCGCATCACCCTCATGGAGGCCCAGCGCA GTGAGTTTGGCAGCTTATCCAAGCCCTATCTACTCCCTGTCAGAGGACTGAATGAGATCTTCATCGGGgaatctctctcctccag GGTGAAGTATAAATCCTTCAAACCTCATCTCACCCTCTCGCTCCATAGGGCTTCCTACTATGAGATCTCTGTGGACGACGGACCATGGGAGAAGCAGAAAAGCTCTGGCCTTAGCGTCTGCACTGGGACCGGATCTAAAGCCTG GTCTTACAATATTAACAAACTGGTTGAACAGGCTGTGGAAGAAGTCCTAAGGATAG GAAAGGCACAAATGGGTCTTGATATTCCACTGAGTCAGGAATTGATTGAGAAGG TGACTGATGAATACAACAAGTCTCTGGTGTTTGGTCCGGAGGAAGGCAGAATGTTCTTCAGCATCAGAGAGCCAATCGTCAACAGAGTATTCTCCAGCAGTCGCCAAAGAGGCTTTGCCAACAG GGTGTGTGTGCGCTCACGGTGCTGGGACGCGTGCATGGTGGTGGACGGCGGGACTTCTTTTGAGTTCAATGACGGTGCCATAGCAACAATCACCATGAACGAGGAGGATCAGCTCCGGACTGTTCTCCTTGAAAACTGA
- the LOC121582185 gene encoding NAD kinase 2, mitochondrial isoform X4, with translation MTYRAFINVLCLGNRAVTILNRSSGRLLHIQMGIRNIASQAESGFNPAKVAVVTKMTRYEFEQQRYRFSELSEEDLKQLLALKGSSYLGLLERHNIHTRNVEHIVESLQKEGMEVRVVKRGQYDEETVRWADAIISAGGDGTMLLVASKVFNKDQPVLGVNTDPERSEGHLCLPVRYTHAFPEALQKLRRGQFRWQWRQRIRLHLEGTGINPTPVDLHEQQLSLEQHNQAHRITLMEAQRSEFGSLSKPYLLPVRGLNEIFIGESLSSRASYYEISVDDGPWEKQKSSGLSVCTGTGSKAWSYNINKLVEQAVEEVLRIGKAQMGLDIPLSQELIEKVTDEYNKSLVFGPEEGRMFFSIREPIVNRVFSSSRQRGFANRVCVRSRCWDACMVVDGGTSFEFNDGAIATITMNEEDQLRTVLLEN, from the exons ATGACTTACCGAGCCTTTATAAACGTTCTGTGCCTTGGGAATCGAGCTGTCACTATTTTAAATAGGAGCTCAGGTCGCCTCCTTCACATCCAGATGGGGATACGAAATATTGCATCACAGGCTGAAAGTGGTTTCAACCCCGCAAAGGTTGCTGTGGTGACAAAGATGACAAGATATGAATTCGAGCAGCAAAGATATCGCTTTTCAGAGCTATCAGAAGAGGACCTAAAACAGCTG CTTGCATTGAAGGGCTCCAGCTACCTTGGGCTTCTGGAGAGACACAACATCCATACCCGCAATGTGGAACACATTGTGGAGAGTCTACA GAAAGAGGGGATGGAAGTGCGTGTGGTGAAGAGAGGGCAATATGATGAAGAAACAGTGCGATGGGCAGACGCTATTATCTCTGCAGGGG GGGATGGGACTATGCTACTTGTCGCCAGTAAGGTTTTCAATAAAGACCAACCCGTTCTTGGGGTTAACACAGACCCTGAAAG GTCAGAGGGACATCTGTGTCTGCCTGTGCGTTACACACATGCCTTCCCTGAGGCACTACAAAAACTCCGCCGTGGTCAGTTCAG GTGGCAGTGGCGGCAGAGGATCCGTCTACACCTGGAGGGCACAGGGATCAACCCCACCCCAGTGGACCTACATGAACAGCAGCTCAGTCTGGAGCAACACAACCAGGCCCACCGCATCACCCTCATGGAGGCCCAGCGCA GTGAGTTTGGCAGCTTATCCAAGCCCTATCTACTCCCTGTCAGAGGACTGAATGAGATCTTCATCGGGgaatctctctcctccag GGCTTCCTACTATGAGATCTCTGTGGACGACGGACCATGGGAGAAGCAGAAAAGCTCTGGCCTTAGCGTCTGCACTGGGACCGGATCTAAAGCCTG GTCTTACAATATTAACAAACTGGTTGAACAGGCTGTGGAAGAAGTCCTAAGGATAG GAAAGGCACAAATGGGTCTTGATATTCCACTGAGTCAGGAATTGATTGAGAAGG TGACTGATGAATACAACAAGTCTCTGGTGTTTGGTCCGGAGGAAGGCAGAATGTTCTTCAGCATCAGAGAGCCAATCGTCAACAGAGTATTCTCCAGCAGTCGCCAAAGAGGCTTTGCCAACAG GGTGTGTGTGCGCTCACGGTGCTGGGACGCGTGCATGGTGGTGGACGGCGGGACTTCTTTTGAGTTCAATGACGGTGCCATAGCAACAATCACCATGAACGAGGAGGATCAGCTCCGGACTGTTCTCCTTGAAAACTGA